A genomic segment from Leopardus geoffroyi isolate Oge1 chromosome A2, O.geoffroyi_Oge1_pat1.0, whole genome shotgun sequence encodes:
- the NME6 gene encoding nucleoside diphosphate kinase 6 isoform X3, producing the protein MRELLWRKEDCQKFYQEHEGRFFYQRLVEFMASGPIRAYILARKDAIQLWRTLMGPTRVFQARHVAPDSIRGSFGLTDTRNTTHGSDSVVSASREIAAFFPDFSEQRWYEEEEPQLRYGPVRYSPEGGIHCAAGAGDPGPACRRPVGL; encoded by the exons ATGAGAGAACTTCTGTGGAGAAAAGAAGATTGCCAGAAGTTTTACCAAGAACACGAAG GTCGTTTTTTCTATCAGCGGCTGGTGGAGTTCATGGCCAG TGGGCCAATCCGAGCCTACATCCTTGCCCGCAAGGATGCCATCCAGCTTTGGAGGACACTGATGGGACCCACCAGAGTGTTTCAAGCACGTCACGTGGCCCCAGATTCAATTCGTGGAAGTTTTGGCCTCACTGACACCCGCAACACAACCCATGGCTCTG ACTCTGTGGTTTCAGCCAGTAGAGAGATCGCGGCCTTCTTCCCTGACTTCAGTGAACAGCGCTGGTATGAGGAAGAGGAGCCGCAGCTGCGCTATGGCCCTGTGCGCTATAGTCCAGAGGGAGGCATCCACTGCGCGGCCGGAGCAGGAGACCCGGGACCAGCCTGCCGCAGGCCTGTGGGTCTGTGA